In Fluviicola sp., the sequence CATCGTATCGGTAGTGGTCATGGATTGGATGCGGATTGGATTTTTACCTCCGATTGCAGTAATCCCGATCTTTACCTCACGAGTCTCAAAGCGTTCGCGATTGAATAAATCGTTGCAGAATTCTGTTCTATCAGACATTAAAGCATTTTTACAGAAGCAAAGGTACGGAATGAATTTTACTGATGAATCTCTTGCACAAGCATTTCGATGAGATGTGCGGCTTCTTTCTTTAAATAATAGTTGCCTTCAAAATCCCTGTAGTCGGAATAAACCAGATCGGCATGTATCAATTCTTTAATATGTTTTGAAATAGTTGATTTGTTGAGTGTTGTAATTCCCTGAAAAGTGTCATTGGTTGCAATTCTGTTTTCGAAAAGATATTTTAAAATCGTAATTCTTGCTGGATGCCCTAAGGCCTTTGCAATTTGGGCTAATTGCAGAGTTTGGTTTGAATAAGGATAGATTTTAGTTGTTCCCATAATTTATCGTTTCTTACTTAATTTAAGAAAAAAGTTGATTCGAAACAAAATTTCCTCGCCTCGGTTTGCCATTTGGCAAACAGGCAAATTGGCATCTTGGCAAATTCGCGAATTTGCGTAGCTGTGTGAATTTTACGAGGGAATGATTGAGTTTTTTGATTTAAGAGAAGACACTATCGAATGATTTTCCAGATCCCTTTAAACTGCACTTCCTCCCTTCCGGGTTGCAACTCGGCCATTCCAAATACCGAAAGGAACAAATTATTGCAGCCTTTGCAGGAAATAAGTTCATAGCGGGCATCCATGTTCCAGAGAATGTACTTTCTCAGATTCGAATGCACACTACTCGTTTCGTCTTTGATATTCACGATTCGTTTTTCAACCAATTCATCAATCAGCTGCGGACCATACACATCTGCAAGCCCTTCTACCAATTTCCCCGATTGATAAATCCGAATGGGTAATCGAATATCCGAACCGCAATCCGGACAGGTACATGAAATAATTCCGCCATTCAGGAAGTAATCAAAAGAAAACGTGGCGTATCCGGCTAGATTCTGGTTTGAAAGCATGAAATTACTTGTCTCCGATTAAATGATAACTATAGCTTTCACCTAGCGGGCCGGGCTGACAAGTGTCGTCAGTGTATGCGAACTCGAAGTGATGATCATTTGTAAAACTGCCGATCTCAACAGAATCGCAGAAGAGTATTTTTCCCGTTTCCGTAACTTTAAACTCCTGGTAAGTGCTGTCGCGCCATAAGAACTTAAGTGTATTCGACGTGCTTCCAAGCATTACCTGGCCGGTATACGTAAAGGTTGTATCTTCAGTGATGCCACTCATTTGCCAATAGGTGGAATGCCACAAAATGGAATAATTGCCCGTATATTTTTCCCGGTAATCTACTGTTGGTGATTCAATTGTGGGTTCTACCTTTTTCTTGGAACAATTAACTGCAAAAAGGGCCGCGAATGAAAGAATGATGATGGATGATCGGTGCATAAGATTGAATATTTATACCCGAAAGCTAAAAAATTAATGACAATTAAAAAAATCAAACGCTTGTTTTTTTGGTGTAATGCACATTTCCGCAGCAGTGTTTGAATTTTTTACCGCTGTTACAGAAGCACGGATCATTTCTTCCAATGACTTTTGCTCTCCTGGAAAGGTTCCGGTCGGACATGTGTTGATTGAAAATTTTCTCCAGCAAGGCATAAAGTTCCGGGTGTTTTTCTTCCAGTAATTTCGGGCGTTCGAAGAAATACTCACTGATCACGGAAAAGAACTCCGCACGATTGGTTCCGCCATAAGGATTAATGTCCGACTTTCCGGCGTATATCCGCTCGATTTCTTTGTTCATCAAGTTGATCCAGGGAAGTGCATATTGTTTGTTCATCAACACTTTCGGAAGTCCGTCAACTTCACCGTCTGTTTTGTCAATCAGGTGCACGAATTCATGAATGGCGGTATTCTGTTTGTCCGATTCGTTTTTAAATCCCAGTCTCAGCGCTTCTTTCGAAAGGATCATAATGCCTTCCATGCTTTGATTGCCGACCATTCCCAGGATACGCCGCTCGGATTCTCCTTCAAATTCATAATTTTCATTGAACATGGCCGGATAGAGCAGGACTTCCCGGATATTCGTGTATTTCCAGGAATCGAAGCCGAAAATCGGGATCACTGCGCTGGAAGCAACCAGTAACTTATCCTTTAAACTCACATCTGTTTTGATCCCGGTAATCCGGCAATTGAGCAAAAATTCCTGCACTTTGAATTCAAAACGGGTTTTTTCTTCAGCGTCCAAAGAGTTGTAAAATGCGACTTCCTGTACCAGGATTTCTCTCCACTGCAGCGGGAATGTTTCACGTGGGACTTTCCACTTTGGATTTGCAGCTTTGTTGTAGGAAACCCATCCGAATCCGACGAGCAGGATAATGAAGATGAAAGCAATAATGACCATATCAGAATAATAAAATTAATTCAGAACTATCTCTAAAAGTATCAATTTTACTACCTTTCCACCATGCATTTCGACGAATTGATCCATTTTTGTTTTCAGCTTCCCGGAGCTACGGAAACATTTCCCTTTGATAAACGCACACTGGTAATCAAGGTACAAAACAAGATGTTTGCTTTGGTAGATGTGGAAGATCCTACGGGAATTAATTTAAAATGTGATCCGGAAAAAGCCATTGAACTGCGTGAGCGTTACGACGGGATTCAACCGGGTTACCACATGAGCAAAAAACATTGGAATACCGTTTCACTCGAAGGATTGGTGGATGACTCGCTCATAAAAGAACTGATCGTACATTCTTACGATTTAGTGGTTTCGTCGTTGCCGAAAAAATTACAGGATGAGCTTAAG encodes:
- a CDS encoding helix-turn-helix transcriptional regulator, encoding MGTTKIYPYSNQTLQLAQIAKALGHPARITILKYLFENRIATNDTFQGITTLNKSTISKHIKELIHADLVYSDYRDFEGNYYLKKEAAHLIEMLVQEIHQ
- a CDS encoding zinc-dependent peptidase → MVIIAFIFIILLVGFGWVSYNKAANPKWKVPRETFPLQWREILVQEVAFYNSLDAEEKTRFEFKVQEFLLNCRITGIKTDVSLKDKLLVASSAVIPIFGFDSWKYTNIREVLLYPAMFNENYEFEGESERRILGMVGNQSMEGIMILSKEALRLGFKNESDKQNTAIHEFVHLIDKTDGEVDGLPKVLMNKQYALPWINLMNKEIERIYAGKSDINPYGGTNRAEFFSVISEYFFERPKLLEEKHPELYALLEKIFNQHMSDRNLSRRAKVIGRNDPCFCNSGKKFKHCCGNVHYTKKTSV
- a CDS encoding MmcQ/YjbR family DNA-binding protein, coding for MHFDELIHFCFQLPGATETFPFDKRTLVIKVQNKMFALVDVEDPTGINLKCDPEKAIELRERYDGIQPGYHMSKKHWNTVSLEGLVDDSLIKELIVHSYDLVVSSLPKKLQDELKNR